In the genome of Leeuwenhoekiella sp. MAR_2009_132, one region contains:
- the hxlA gene encoding 3-hexulose-6-phosphate synthase encodes MTKLQVAIDLLSTKEALALAEKVAPYVDIIELGTPLIKSEGVSVIRAMKDAFPDKQVFADFKTADTGELEAGLAFDAGADFVTILGSVDDATIKGAVKAANERNKGVVVDTIGVKDRVKRAKEVSEFGVKFVELHAGLDEQALDGYSIQVLIDEAKRAGVPVSIAGGVNKDTIKAVKESGAVVVVAGGAIYGAEDPAAAAKELHDLLNA; translated from the coding sequence ATGACTAAGTTACAAGTAGCAATAGATTTATTAAGTACTAAAGAGGCACTGGCTCTTGCAGAGAAAGTAGCACCTTATGTAGATATTATAGAATTAGGAACGCCGTTAATTAAGAGTGAAGGTGTTTCGGTAATACGAGCGATGAAAGATGCATTTCCTGACAAGCAGGTATTTGCAGATTTCAAAACTGCAGATACCGGTGAGTTAGAAGCGGGTCTTGCTTTTGACGCAGGAGCAGATTTTGTCACGATTTTAGGATCTGTAGATGATGCGACGATTAAAGGAGCTGTTAAAGCAGCAAATGAGCGTAATAAAGGAGTTGTTGTAGATACAATAGGTGTTAAAGACCGCGTAAAGCGCGCCAAGGAAGTTTCAGAATTTGGAGTGAAATTTGTTGAGCTACATGCCGGTTTAGATGAGCAGGCTCTTGATGGTTACTCGATACAGGTGCTTATTGATGAAGCTAAACGTGCCGGTGTACCGGTATCTATCGCAGGTGGTGTTAATAAAGACACGATTAAAGCTGTTAAAGAATCTGGAGCTGTTGTAGTGGTTGCCGGTGGTGCAATTTACGGCGCTGAAGATCCTGCAGCTGCAGCAAAAGAATTACACGATTTACTAAACGCTTAG
- the hxlB gene encoding 6-phospho-3-hexuloisomerase, producing the protein METLDSDLASISEQAMTSILHEHLELMKHFDFEELRNLVAPITNAGSIFLIGMGRSGLMMQAAAMRLMHLGFDAYVVGETTTPAIQEGDLLIAGSGSGTTATVIRAAETAKEVGAEVVSFTTDKTSKLAALSRYVVHIPAARKEAHNNTISEQYAGSLFEQGLLLFFDALIQTLWKVDGSSAETLYKRHSNLE; encoded by the coding sequence ATGGAAACTTTAGATAGCGATTTAGCAAGTATTAGTGAGCAGGCAATGACCTCTATACTCCATGAGCATTTAGAACTTATGAAGCATTTTGATTTTGAAGAACTACGCAATTTAGTCGCTCCCATTACAAATGCAGGTTCTATCTTTTTAATAGGTATGGGGCGTAGCGGTCTTATGATGCAGGCGGCAGCAATGCGTCTGATGCATTTAGGTTTTGATGCTTATGTTGTAGGAGAGACCACCACACCAGCCATACAGGAAGGTGATTTACTTATCGCAGGCTCTGGATCTGGAACCACGGCTACAGTAATTAGAGCAGCTGAGACGGCTAAAGAAGTGGGAGCAGAAGTGGTAAGTTTTACGACCGATAAAACGTCGAAGCTAGCAGCATTGAGCAGATATGTTGTACACATACCAGCAGCGCGGAAGGAGGCGCATAACAATACAATTTCAGAACAATATGCAGGAAGCCTTTTTGAACAGGGACTCTTATTGTTTTTTGACGCACTTATACAAACCCTTTGGAAGGTAGATGGCAGCAGTGCCGAAACTTTATACAAGCGTCATTCCAATTTAGAATAA
- a CDS encoding helix-turn-helix domain-containing protein has translation MLSDKTIYIRDLANCPPSYLDDPGRREFFEIVWLNNEEALHEPQHDFQTLRGDWIYLIPPYRVHQLNKAGKKGVLISFKQELLEDDLKEFLLDVFRMFNIQGEFSCLQVTDESEKGLLAIYNLMNEEYSQDEVNLIMIKALLKVFLLKLIQLKEQHFTLQDINEKRIYEFMMLIELNFFEERKAAFYANKLDMSTKRLNQILKEKLDKTAVQLIHDRVILEAKRQIIHSENTIKEIAYNLQFKDPSYFSRFFKLHTNQSPNEFQDKVKQHVIVHDNTLYA, from the coding sequence ATGCTAAGCGATAAAACAATCTACATACGCGATCTTGCAAATTGCCCTCCTTCCTATTTAGATGACCCCGGAAGACGTGAGTTTTTTGAAATTGTATGGTTGAATAATGAGGAAGCGCTACACGAGCCACAGCACGATTTTCAAACCTTACGAGGCGATTGGATTTATTTGATTCCGCCTTACCGTGTACACCAACTCAATAAAGCGGGTAAAAAAGGAGTACTTATTTCGTTTAAGCAAGAACTCCTTGAAGATGACCTAAAGGAATTTTTACTGGATGTTTTTAGAATGTTTAATATTCAGGGGGAGTTTTCCTGTCTTCAGGTTACAGATGAAAGTGAGAAAGGTCTTCTGGCGATTTACAATTTGATGAACGAAGAATACAGTCAGGATGAAGTAAATCTCATTATGATTAAAGCGCTTCTCAAGGTTTTTCTACTGAAATTAATTCAGTTAAAAGAACAGCATTTTACCCTGCAAGATATTAATGAAAAACGCATTTATGAGTTTATGATGCTCATCGAACTCAATTTTTTTGAAGAGCGTAAAGCAGCTTTTTACGCAAACAAGCTCGATATGAGTACCAAGCGACTCAACCAAATATTGAAAGAAAAACTCGATAAAACGGCTGTTCAATTAATACACGATCGGGTTATTCTTGAAGCGAAACGCCAAATCATTCACAGCGAAAATACCATTAAAGAAATCGCTTACAATCTACAATTTAAAGACCCGTCCTATTTTAGTCGGTTTTTTAAATTACACACCAATCAGTCTCCAAACGAATTTCAGGATAAGGTTAAACAACATGTGATTGTACACGACAATACCTTGTATGCTTAA
- a CDS encoding cytochrome-c peroxidase, producing the protein MRLLFGLLFFAGFCVGCKEQAAEADYESIAYLREVYASGNPENWPKPHLDSSLTDFEDIGHLPEVIHPEDNPFSKAKVDLGKKLFFDPRLSVSGQIACASCHNSELAWTDNITRSFGHDRQNGKRNAMTIMNAAFAHELFWDGRAKSLEDQARFPIADQVEMNEELNIAVDKIAAVEGYKPLFKEAFGAEEVSLNKIQKAIATFERTIVSHTSKFDRFIDNKPEVFTDEEVLGLHLFRTKARCINCHNTGYFSDNQYHNDGQVLFGTKDEDFGRFNVTGDTADIGKFRTPTLREVARTGPWMHHGHFPSIKDVIEFYNLGNPQVVQKRYLGTPRDSLIPEVSPLLQKLNLTREEMNALEAFIGTLSSGDTRVRAPQLPQ; encoded by the coding sequence ATGCGATTGTTATTTGGATTACTATTTTTTGCAGGTTTTTGTGTAGGTTGTAAAGAACAGGCAGCAGAAGCAGATTATGAGTCTATAGCCTACTTACGGGAAGTCTATGCATCAGGGAATCCTGAAAATTGGCCAAAACCCCATTTAGATAGTTCTTTAACAGACTTTGAGGACATTGGGCATTTGCCTGAAGTGATTCATCCTGAGGACAACCCTTTTTCTAAAGCAAAAGTAGATCTGGGTAAGAAGTTATTTTTTGATCCGCGATTGTCTGTTAGTGGACAAATAGCCTGTGCTTCATGTCACAATTCTGAATTGGCCTGGACCGATAATATCACGCGTTCCTTTGGCCACGATCGTCAAAACGGTAAACGGAATGCGATGACCATTATGAACGCAGCATTTGCCCACGAATTGTTTTGGGATGGAAGGGCAAAGAGTCTGGAAGATCAGGCGCGGTTTCCTATCGCAGATCAGGTAGAGATGAATGAAGAACTGAATATTGCTGTTGATAAGATTGCAGCAGTTGAAGGTTATAAACCGTTATTCAAAGAGGCATTTGGAGCGGAAGAAGTATCATTAAATAAAATTCAAAAAGCAATTGCAACCTTTGAGCGTACCATTGTAAGTCACACCAGTAAATTTGATCGGTTTATAGACAACAAACCTGAGGTGTTTACAGATGAAGAAGTGCTGGGTTTGCATTTGTTTAGAACCAAAGCCCGATGCATCAATTGTCACAATACAGGGTATTTTAGCGATAATCAATACCATAATGATGGGCAGGTCTTATTTGGAACTAAAGATGAAGATTTTGGGCGCTTTAATGTAACCGGAGATACTGCAGACATCGGTAAATTTAGGACACCTACCTTGCGTGAAGTAGCCCGCACCGGCCCGTGGATGCATCACGGTCATTTTCCGTCTATAAAAGATGTAATTGAATTTTATAATCTGGGAAACCCTCAGGTGGTTCAAAAACGATATTTAGGAACTCCCCGGGATTCGCTAATTCCTGAAGTCTCCCCATTACTTCAAAAATTAAATCTTACGCGTGAGGAAATGAATGCCTTAGAAGCTTTTATAGGTACATTGTCTTCTGGAGATACGCGTGTACGCGCTCCGCAATTGCCACAATAA
- a CDS encoding RagB/SusD family nutrient uptake outer membrane protein, which translates to MKNIFLKFTIVLLSLSVLGCSDFLEQEPGSQISIDEQLATKEGILEALAGLYSNVEATLRTSPYTVYADLQGGNIKFSPVASGSRLGQINVPANLEQVYSFTDTALDSDLDSFYDACYTNINAANLIIENLDTAANLSAEERDQIHAEALVFRGLMHFMLVQVYAQDFNFSSEVKKGIVYKTESLQEELQYAARATLTETYDAIATDFNTALNLFTETQVLAGPDYSYVNLSNAKALLARVYLSQQDWQNAFDLAEDVILTSGVTLTPQADYVASWEQPLAPISETLLELSVRRDTDGSLGGSLAATYGISSSTSYGDFVASQDLLDLYEADDVRKDMFIEASLPTLEGIQQVNRNYYFTKKFQGEPSTPVIRLSELYLIAAEAAQQLGRTSDALGYLNAIRERSNLPALTDAANLEELIFLERRRELAFERHLLFDLKRQGRSINRNDGCIAQTCTLNYPSNFFVLPIPQNNINLNANLIQNEGY; encoded by the coding sequence ATGAAAAATATATTTTTAAAATTTACGATAGTGTTGCTAAGTCTTAGTGTTTTAGGCTGTAGTGACTTTTTAGAACAAGAACCGGGTAGTCAGATATCTATAGACGAGCAACTGGCAACTAAAGAAGGAATACTCGAGGCGCTCGCGGGTTTATATTCTAATGTAGAAGCTACACTACGTACGAGCCCTTATACAGTTTATGCAGATTTACAAGGCGGAAATATAAAATTCTCACCCGTAGCTTCGGGAAGTAGACTAGGTCAAATCAATGTGCCGGCAAATCTGGAACAGGTTTATAGCTTTACTGATACGGCTTTAGATAGTGACCTGGATAGTTTTTACGATGCCTGTTATACAAATATAAATGCAGCTAATCTTATTATCGAAAATCTGGATACTGCCGCAAATCTTTCCGCAGAAGAGCGTGATCAGATTCACGCAGAAGCACTTGTATTTAGAGGATTAATGCATTTTATGCTGGTACAGGTCTATGCGCAGGACTTTAATTTTTCTTCGGAAGTTAAAAAAGGAATTGTTTATAAAACCGAAAGTTTACAGGAAGAATTGCAGTATGCTGCCAGAGCAACGTTAACCGAAACCTATGATGCAATTGCAACCGATTTTAATACCGCACTTAATCTTTTTACAGAGACACAGGTTCTTGCCGGTCCAGATTATTCGTATGTAAATTTATCCAATGCTAAAGCTTTGTTAGCACGTGTTTATCTATCTCAGCAAGACTGGCAAAATGCTTTTGACCTTGCAGAAGATGTGATTTTAACTTCAGGTGTGACGCTTACGCCTCAGGCAGATTATGTAGCCTCATGGGAACAGCCACTGGCACCCATTTCTGAAACCTTATTAGAACTTTCGGTACGAAGAGACACTGACGGATCACTAGGAGGATCGCTGGCGGCAACTTACGGTATAAGTTCGTCAACCTCGTACGGCGATTTTGTTGCATCACAAGATTTACTCGATTTATACGAAGCAGATGATGTACGTAAAGACATGTTTATTGAGGCCTCATTACCTACTTTAGAAGGGATACAGCAGGTAAACCGAAACTATTATTTTACTAAAAAATTTCAGGGAGAACCGTCTACTCCGGTCATACGATTGAGTGAGCTGTATCTTATTGCAGCAGAAGCGGCACAGCAACTTGGCCGTACTAGTGATGCGCTTGGGTATTTAAACGCAATTCGGGAACGATCAAACTTACCAGCCCTTACAGATGCCGCAAATCTCGAAGAATTAATTTTTCTGGAGCGCAGGCGCGAACTCGCTTTTGAAAGGCATTTACTTTTTGATCTTAAACGACAGGGTCGCTCTATAAACCGCAATGACGGGTGTATTGCACAAACCTGTACACTCAACTACCCGTCAAACTTTTTTGTACTTCCCATACCCCAAAACAATATAAATCTTAACGCAAATCTTATACAAAATGAAGGCTACTAA
- a CDS encoding SusC/RagA family TonB-linked outer membrane protein — MNSLLHTFKTSRVLKIIFAFIILITTQNVFSQQKSITLDLENTTLNQVVNSIEKQTPYRFVYNAGKVDLQQRIQTKTITGTIKTLLNAVFNTLPYSYRIQGEQIIILATEVETTQQTQTRVIKGKITGPDGYGLPGATIRILNTGKGAMTNLDGEFLYKLTGTLIEETQLEIKYLGYESQIILVGDQSTFAIQLTEAQNELDQVIITSSYGTKKLKEEVVGSIVTLTNDEIPTQQATESVDKMLEGQLAGVLVENTSGVGGPVKINIRGQGSLTPLGNAILGTSTQPLIIIDGVIMTEETGIDNAFFDGSGTSAETFNNPLAQIAPDDIESINVLKDAAAVGVYGADGANGVIIITTKKGKRGKTKFNFSSQLGISEAINQIKYLSGDQYTQLRNEYLKNTGGNLLPQTTINTNWFDLLNQTGVYKKYNLSASGASERFNYRASVTYLDIDEPQVGNGAKQVNGNVSLGYTAPKFNIGISLTPSYIKKTEPNAYYNYAFIPTIAPYNEDGSFADIGVTTLANPFAAIAQNRNESNSYGILGSLNVGYQLTPGLKVSSLFGLDYKDKTQDRYFSGANESGQGNGTFSLDGVSYPKWGRRLINDRNSTRWNWQTQAFYEKQLGVHHFDILGGLELSEEKTDLAYDSGTGFINPGVINAVSDAIQDDDPATEVDERLSNQVYRVDVNNNSRVSFYSQFNYNYKGKYFLLANFRRDESSVFGTDSNIAYNGGAGLSWIVSKENFLNSVDWLDFLKLKASYGSTGNSRIGSYRSLGLYTRRINGGYNFLSEAVPSAAPNPKLKWEKNNKFNAGLDLNLFNRLQLTAEYYYDDLQDLITSRDIPTENGFSFLQLNAAQMYNKGFEFSVRMKWFTAEKFKWSTSFNLATLDNKVTDLVGLGSDYSIASNALAQKIGYSTSTIWGINWVGIDPATGRDLVSKNGQVYDLATYRSLFNEDDWEPIGNRQPDVYGGFSNTFQIGTGFTLAVRGSYQIGGKELISDILSSQYNVTTNRNLSVNAFDYWRGPGDTSALQPVVTSSNPLASNMSKNVYDATFVKLSNINLSYNVPIDTSKLFLDQLSVFVDVSNVAYWYKDNPANGRNGIRELNFTYPQARTISCGLKTSF, encoded by the coding sequence ATGAATTCATTATTACACACCTTTAAAACAAGTCGTGTTTTAAAAATAATTTTTGCTTTTATAATTCTTATAACCACTCAAAATGTATTTTCTCAGCAAAAGTCTATTACCCTTGATTTAGAAAATACCACTTTAAACCAGGTGGTTAATAGCATCGAAAAACAAACTCCCTATCGTTTTGTTTACAATGCCGGAAAGGTAGATTTACAACAACGCATACAAACTAAAACCATAACGGGCACAATAAAAACACTGCTTAATGCAGTTTTTAATACTCTTCCCTATAGCTATCGCATTCAGGGAGAACAAATCATTATTCTGGCTACTGAAGTAGAAACAACCCAGCAAACCCAAACGCGAGTTATTAAGGGTAAAATTACGGGTCCTGATGGGTACGGACTTCCGGGTGCTACGATTAGAATTCTGAATACTGGTAAAGGTGCGATGACCAATCTTGACGGCGAATTTCTCTATAAACTTACCGGAACTCTTATTGAAGAAACCCAACTTGAGATAAAATATTTGGGTTACGAGTCTCAAATTATTTTGGTAGGTGACCAAAGTACGTTTGCAATTCAACTTACTGAGGCTCAAAACGAGTTAGACCAAGTGATTATTACTTCTTCTTACGGAACAAAAAAATTAAAGGAAGAGGTAGTAGGAAGTATTGTTACGCTAACAAATGATGAAATACCCACACAGCAAGCTACCGAAAGCGTTGATAAAATGCTTGAAGGACAACTAGCCGGTGTTTTGGTTGAAAATACATCTGGAGTAGGTGGCCCGGTGAAAATTAATATACGTGGTCAAGGTTCATTAACACCTTTAGGTAATGCTATTTTAGGAACATCTACCCAGCCTCTAATTATTATAGATGGTGTTATAATGACTGAAGAAACAGGTATTGATAATGCCTTTTTTGATGGTTCAGGAACTTCTGCAGAGACCTTTAATAATCCTTTGGCACAAATAGCTCCAGATGATATTGAAAGTATAAATGTTTTAAAAGATGCAGCCGCTGTGGGTGTTTATGGTGCAGATGGTGCAAATGGGGTTATTATAATAACCACAAAAAAAGGTAAGCGTGGTAAGACTAAATTTAATTTTTCGTCTCAATTAGGTATCTCTGAAGCGATTAATCAAATCAAGTATCTAAGTGGTGATCAATACACGCAATTACGCAATGAATACCTCAAAAATACAGGAGGTAATCTCTTACCACAAACAACTATAAACACAAATTGGTTTGATTTACTTAATCAAACAGGTGTTTACAAAAAGTACAATTTAAGCGCCTCAGGTGCTTCAGAACGCTTCAACTATAGAGCCAGTGTAACCTATTTAGATATAGATGAACCACAAGTGGGTAATGGTGCTAAACAAGTTAACGGAAATGTAAGTCTTGGCTATACTGCACCTAAATTTAATATAGGAATCTCGCTTACACCTAGCTATATAAAAAAGACAGAGCCTAACGCATATTACAACTACGCTTTCATCCCTACAATAGCGCCGTATAATGAGGATGGCTCTTTTGCAGACATAGGGGTTACCACTCTGGCAAACCCCTTTGCTGCAATAGCGCAAAACAGAAATGAATCTAATTCCTACGGCATCTTAGGAAGCTTAAATGTAGGATATCAACTTACTCCCGGTTTAAAGGTTTCTTCTCTTTTTGGTCTGGATTACAAAGACAAAACGCAGGATCGCTATTTTTCTGGGGCAAATGAAAGCGGACAAGGTAACGGAACTTTTAGTTTAGATGGCGTTAGTTATCCCAAATGGGGACGCAGACTTATAAACGATAGAAATTCTACGCGCTGGAACTGGCAAACACAAGCCTTTTACGAAAAGCAATTAGGTGTTCACCATTTTGATATTTTGGGCGGTTTAGAATTAAGTGAAGAAAAAACCGATTTGGCTTACGATTCGGGTACCGGTTTTATCAATCCGGGTGTGATTAATGCCGTTAGCGATGCCATACAAGATGATGATCCTGCTACCGAAGTTGATGAGCGTCTTTCAAATCAGGTATATCGCGTTGATGTTAACAACAACTCGAGAGTATCTTTTTACTCGCAGTTTAATTACAATTATAAGGGTAAATATTTTCTCCTGGCAAACTTTAGAAGAGATGAAAGTTCTGTTTTTGGGACTGATAGTAACATAGCGTATAATGGCGGTGCAGGTTTGAGCTGGATTGTTTCTAAAGAAAATTTTCTAAATTCTGTAGATTGGCTAGACTTCTTAAAATTAAAAGCTAGTTACGGAAGTACAGGAAACTCTCGTATAGGTTCGTACAGATCTTTGGGTCTTTATACCCGCAGAATTAATGGAGGCTATAACTTTCTTAGCGAAGCTGTTCCCAGTGCAGCACCCAACCCTAAGTTGAAATGGGAAAAGAATAATAAGTTCAATGCAGGTCTAGATCTCAATCTATTTAACAGGTTACAACTTACTGCAGAATATTATTATGATGATTTACAAGATTTAATCACCTCTCGGGATATCCCAACCGAAAATGGGTTTAGCTTCCTGCAGCTTAATGCAGCACAGATGTACAATAAAGGTTTTGAATTTAGTGTACGTATGAAGTGGTTTACCGCAGAAAAATTTAAATGGAGCACTTCTTTTAATCTGGCAACGCTAGATAATAAAGTGACCGATTTAGTAGGTCTTGGTAGCGATTACTCGATTGCTTCAAATGCTTTGGCTCAAAAAATAGGCTACAGTACTTCTACCATTTGGGGAATTAACTGGGTAGGTATCGATCCTGCTACAGGACGGGATTTGGTCTCAAAAAACGGACAAGTTTATGACTTAGCCACCTATCGCTCTTTATTTAATGAAGATGACTGGGAGCCTATAGGCAATAGACAACCCGATGTTTATGGCGGTTTTAGCAACACTTTTCAAATAGGGACAGGGTTTACACTGGCAGTTAGAGGTTCTTATCAAATTGGAGGTAAAGAGCTTATATCAGATATATTGTCCTCACAGTATAATGTAACTACAAATCGTAATCTTTCTGTAAATGCTTTTGATTACTGGCGTGGTCCCGGTGATACTTCAGCTTTACAGCCGGTAGTAACCAGCTCAAATCCGCTGGCATCAAATATGAGCAAGAATGTATATGATGCCACATTTGTAAAATTAAGTAACATCAATCTTTCTTATAACGTGCCTATAGATACTTCAAAACTCTTTTTAGATCAGTTATCGGTATTTGTAGATGTTTCTAATGTTGCGTATTGGTATAAAGATAACCCTGCAAATGGGCGCAATGGTATACGCGAACTCAATTTTACCTATCCTCAGGCACGTACAATTTCTTGCGGATTAAAAACCAGTTTTTAA
- a CDS encoding FecR family protein, whose amino-acid sequence MNSSILYKYFNNEASEEEVALLFDWIAKDPLNKKEFIRLKTAWTLSESSTIAPARLKHDRAQLKLSKKIFKPWRYAGILIVLVGVGLAWFATQQNKAKIEESIVLEINQEENHNLTNVTHNIITTLEGTVVAEVAKDEIHFLEQKDTLKVTSQLIKVPFGKTYKIILSEGSVVYLNAGSSLQFPSSFTGKTREVRLTGEGFFDIAKNENQPFIVHAARLNVRVLGTRFNVQAYAEMNSVETALEEGRVQVGLENGSNLELTLIPGEVATYIKSSKSLIKANKNIEAITAWTRGELLLNNTPSTEIFRKLERHFNVKILNDYEALNRQTFSGAVKLERSIEEILQLLKLDTPFDFTIKNNQITITQPSPKN is encoded by the coding sequence ATGAATTCATCAATTCTTTATAAATACTTTAATAATGAAGCTTCAGAAGAAGAAGTGGCTTTATTGTTTGATTGGATAGCAAAAGATCCTCTCAATAAAAAGGAGTTTATCAGATTAAAAACGGCCTGGACATTATCAGAATCCAGTACGATTGCACCTGCACGTTTAAAACACGATAGGGCACAACTTAAACTTTCTAAAAAAATATTTAAACCCTGGCGTTATGCTGGAATTCTTATAGTTCTGGTAGGAGTGGGCCTTGCCTGGTTTGCCACTCAACAAAATAAAGCCAAAATAGAGGAGTCTATTGTGCTTGAGATTAATCAAGAAGAGAATCATAATCTTACAAATGTTACGCATAATATTATTACCACTTTAGAAGGTACGGTCGTTGCAGAAGTTGCTAAAGATGAAATTCATTTTCTGGAGCAAAAAGATACGCTTAAGGTGACCAGCCAATTAATTAAAGTACCCTTCGGTAAAACCTATAAGATTATACTCTCAGAAGGTTCGGTGGTGTATTTAAATGCGGGTAGTTCACTTCAATTCCCAAGTTCATTTACCGGCAAAACCCGTGAAGTGAGACTTACGGGTGAAGGATTTTTTGATATAGCTAAAAATGAAAATCAGCCATTTATAGTACACGCAGCAAGGCTTAATGTTCGCGTTTTAGGAACTCGTTTTAATGTACAGGCTTATGCCGAAATGAATAGCGTTGAAACAGCACTAGAAGAGGGGCGTGTACAAGTAGGACTTGAAAACGGCTCAAATTTAGAATTAACCTTAATTCCCGGTGAAGTGGCTACTTATATAAAGAGTTCTAAAAGCCTAATTAAGGCTAATAAAAATATTGAAGCTATTACTGCCTGGACTCGTGGCGAACTTCTTTTAAATAATACGCCCAGTACCGAAATATTTAGAAAGTTAGAAAGACATTTTAATGTTAAGATTCTAAATGATTACGAGGCACTCAATAGACAAACCTTTAGTGGTGCCGTAAAATTAGAGCGTAGTATTGAAGAAATTTTACAATTACTAAAGCTAGACACTCCATTTGATTTTACAATTAAAAATAACCAAATCACCATTACTCAACCTTCTCCAAAAAACTAA
- a CDS encoding RNA polymerase sigma-70 factor — protein MPLQNKDATDALLFSQFKKGNERAFTHYFDLYYAALVGFSKQFVYDEDQARGVAQEAFVNLWVNRNLVDKPAGIKSFLYTSAKSKCLNLLKHEKVVRKYQDKTLADKERNLNLEVLHALDFDSFSLLELEETIAHLIAELPEQTQLIFKMKRIENKKNLEIAEELSISVKTVEAHMTRALAYLRESLIDYLPAFLIALILK, from the coding sequence ATGCCCCTACAAAATAAAGACGCTACAGATGCATTGCTATTTTCTCAATTCAAAAAAGGAAATGAGCGTGCCTTTACGCACTATTTTGACTTGTATTACGCGGCGCTTGTTGGTTTTAGTAAACAATTTGTTTATGATGAAGATCAAGCACGGGGAGTAGCTCAGGAAGCTTTTGTAAATCTTTGGGTAAATAGAAATCTGGTTGATAAACCTGCGGGAATTAAATCTTTTTTATATACCTCGGCAAAATCTAAATGTCTCAATCTTTTAAAGCACGAAAAAGTGGTGCGTAAATATCAAGACAAAACCCTGGCCGATAAAGAACGCAATCTTAATTTAGAAGTGTTGCATGCACTCGATTTTGATAGTTTTAGCCTATTAGAATTAGAGGAAACAATCGCTCATTTAATTGCAGAATTGCCAGAGCAAACGCAGTTAATATTTAAAATGAAACGAATTGAGAATAAAAAAAATTTAGAAATAGCTGAGGAGCTTTCCATTTCTGTAAAAACGGTAGAAGCTCATATGACACGGGCATTAGCCTACTTAAGAGAATCCCTCATCGACTACCTTCCGGCCTTTTTAATTGCTCTGATTTTAAAGTAA
- a CDS encoding copper homeostasis protein CutC — protein sequence MKINKEACVESVEQAVQAQRQGATRIELVSHYEVGGLTPSKTLITEVQQAVSIPIRVMIRPRAGGFNYTQEELDVMLSSIDECKELQVEGVVFGVLKADNTLDTAAIKTLTKRAYPLKVVIHKAIDETPDIFKALQKLLKIKGITTILTSGGKPNATEGATILKELIRIAGSQIEIMAQGEITSMNFEELHHIISANAYHGKYLVGEI from the coding sequence ATGAAAATCAACAAAGAAGCCTGTGTAGAAAGTGTAGAACAAGCAGTACAAGCACAACGTCAGGGCGCAACCCGTATCGAGCTCGTGTCTCATTATGAAGTAGGAGGATTGACACCATCAAAAACCCTAATAACGGAAGTGCAACAGGCAGTAAGCATACCCATACGGGTAATGATACGTCCGCGAGCAGGAGGATTTAATTATACTCAAGAAGAACTTGATGTCATGCTATCCAGCATTGATGAGTGTAAAGAATTGCAAGTAGAAGGCGTGGTATTTGGGGTTTTAAAAGCAGATAATACACTAGATACTGCAGCAATAAAGACCCTTACAAAACGCGCGTACCCTTTAAAAGTGGTTATCCACAAAGCGATAGACGAGACTCCGGATATATTTAAAGCGCTGCAAAAACTTTTAAAAATTAAGGGAATCACTACCATACTTACTTCGGGAGGAAAACCCAATGCTACTGAAGGTGCAACTATTTTAAAAGAACTTATACGCATTGCAGGTAGCCAAATTGAGATTATGGCGCAAGGTGAGATTACGTCTATGAATTTTGAAGAACTTCATCATATTATTTCAGCAAATGCGTACCACGGGAAATATCTTGTAGGGGAGATATGA